The genomic region GATCACCCGCATCTTTTCTTCCTCCGTTCCCTCCGTTTCCTCCGTGTGAAATCCTCTGTTAACTGATTTGGATCACACGGAGGGAACGGCGGAAACGGAGGAGTTCCAGCGCTTCACAGCCTCAGCAGCGTATCCCCCGCATCCTCGGCGAACGGGCGCGTACGGACCCAGGTGCTCCATCCGAGCGGTTCGGCGTCGGCGGCGCCCAGGACGCAGCCGGGGACCTCGTCGCGCGCCAGCACCAGCCGCACCTCGCACTCGAACTGGTCGTGCGTGTGGAAGCGGACCAGCGCCTTCAGCAGCCCGTGCGCGCCGCCGGTGGGGAGGAAGCGGTCGTAGTCGCGCTTCGACAGCGGCCCCAGCACCACGCGGATCCGCGACTGCGGGTGCCACACCTCGGCGCCCGCCACCGCGCCCCATCCCAGCGCGTCCGAATCGCCGCCATCATCTTCCCCCAGCCGGCACAGCTCGCCGTCGTCGAGCGGAACCCATCCCCCCACGAACTGCTCCACCGCGGCCGGCACGCCGAAGCACTCCTCCAGCACCTGCTCCAGCGCCACCGCCCCGCGCGACGGCGGCGCCAGCGCCCCCGCGAACCACGCCAGCGCCTCCTCCGGCAGCTCGCGGCGCGCCGCCTCGCCGCCCTCGCCCAGCAGGTCCAGCAGGTGGCGCCGCAGCGGGTCGCGCTCGCCGCGCTCGGCGGCCACGGCGATGCGGTGCTTCTCCCACGCGCGGTAGAACAGCGACAGCAGGCGGTGGTGGAAGAGGTCCAGGAACTCACCCGGCGCCGGCTCTTTCGCCCGCGCCCGGTGGCGGACCAGGAGCGTGTAGTGCAGCGGCAGCACCCCCTGCGGCCCGGTGAGCCCCAGGAAGTTCACGCTCATCCGCGCCACCTCGCCCTCCAGCTCCACCCCGTGCAGTTCCGATGGGGGGAAGGCGATGGACGGGTTCACCCCGAAGCGCACCACCTCGGCCGCGGGATCGCCGAAGAAGCCCACCCGCGCGCGCCCCGGCCGCAGCCGCTCCAGCAGCCGCACCGCCTGGAAGAAGCCGAACCCCCACGGCTCCGCCGCCAGCGCCCGCTCCGCCGCCGCCAGTCCCCCGTCGCCCGGAGAGGTGCCGTCCGGGGACGCGGCGGCGGGCTTCCGCGCGCGCGCCTTCCGCGGCGGCGCGGGCGGCGGCCCGGGCGGGGCTACAGCAGCGGCTTCCATCCGGACCGGGGCGGCCACCGCCGCAGCGGCTCCCGGCGCTGCCGCGTGCGGGCGGTCAGCGCGCAGAAGCTGTTCATCGACACGTACAATCCCATGAAGCGCTCCAGCACGGCCGCGAGGAGGTACACGCCGCCGCCCGCGAACTCCTCTTCGTCGAACGTCACCTCCACCCGGTGCCCGCGCGCGAACGCGATCCCCCCCTCGCCGCCCACGCGCGCGTGCATGGGCGCGCCGGCGACGGAGACCACGCCCTGCACGTGCTTCTCGCCCGCGCGCGAGCCGGCGAAGTTGTGCAGCGCCAGGAGCGCGCGCAGGCTCTCCGCCCCGTCGTCCGCGAGCGACGCGTAGTTGAGGGAGAGCTGGGAGACCAGGCGCCAGAGCTGCGCGCCGCCGGAGGGCGGCTGCACCAGCGGCGTGGGCGTGCCCAGCAGCGACACCTTCAGCACCGGCCCGCCGCCGGGGAGCGACAGGTCCGCCCCGTCGGACGCCAGCTCCATCCGCCCCGGGAGATCGCCATTGTGGCAGAGGAGGCGCGCGGTCACCGCGTGCGCGTAGGGCTGCGCCAGCCGCGCGTCGCGGTCCACGAAGTGGAGGCAGACGTCGGTCGCCTCGTCGGGCCGCCAGCCGGAGGGCCGCCGCCGCGCGTACCACCACACCTTCGCCTCGTCCACCCCGTCGCCCCGCGCGCGGAAGGCGTGCAGCGGCTCGATGCGCAGCGGCGTGGGGTCGCCCGCCGCCACGGCCGTCACCTCCTCCACCGCGTAGACGCCCGTGGTGGGCCGGTGCGCGTCGGGGATGATGCGGTACTCGAACGCGCGCTGGGTGACCGGCGTGGGCTCGGAGGTGTGCGGGAAGAGGTTGATGATCGGCGTGCACCCCAGCCGGAAGGTCTCCGCCCCGATCCCCGCCTCCAGCGCGTTCCGGCGATCCCCACGCTCGAAGGGGGCGATGAGGATGACGACCTCCACCGCCTCGCCCATCCCCGCCGCGCGCACGCGCTCGAAGCCGGCCAGGTCCACGAACCAGAACTTCTCGGGGAAGGTGAAGTACTCGCCCAGCAGCCGGTATCCCACGAAGGCGCGGCGGGGGACGGGGAGCATCCCCTCGTCCTCCGCGAAGCCCACGGGGGTGATCGCACCGGCGGGGAGGACGACGGGCTCGGCGCGCGAGCCGGGGACCAGGTCGCGCACCCACACCTCGCGGACGCTGTTGCAGAGGAGCTCGTACAGCGTCCCCGCCAGGTTCGGCTCGGCGGAGAGGTGGAAGCGGAGCGAATCCGTCTCCAGCGCGGAGAAGGTCAATCCCCCCAGGCAGCGCAGCTCCAGCCGGATGGCGGCCACCGCGTCGCCCGCGCGCACGGGCGGCCGCAGCTCGTACGGCGCGGTCCACTTCGCCGACGCGACGGAGACGGGGAGGAGCGCGGTGTCGTAGCAGGTGCGGAAGCGGCAGGGCGCGCCCGCCACCTCGCGCGAGTACAGCAGCGTGCCGCGCGGAACCGGGTGCCCGGCGGGAAGGGCGCCGCGCTCGGGGTCGGGGTGCAGCTGCGCCACCGCCATCGAGGGGATGGGGCGCACGTACTGCGGATACGCCGCGTCGAGCAGCGCCTCGGCGATCTCGGGAAAGTCGTCGTCGAGCTTCAGGTGCACGCGCGCGGCCAGGAAGGCGAACCCCTCCAGCAGCCGC from Longimicrobium sp. harbors:
- the tssG gene encoding type VI secretion system baseplate subunit TssG; translated protein: MEAAAVAPPGPPPAPPRKARARKPAAASPDGTSPGDGGLAAAERALAAEPWGFGFFQAVRLLERLRPGRARVGFFGDPAAEVVRFGVNPSIAFPPSELHGVELEGEVARMSVNFLGLTGPQGVLPLHYTLLVRHRARAKEPAPGEFLDLFHHRLLSLFYRAWEKHRIAVAAERGERDPLRRHLLDLLGEGGEAARRELPEEALAWFAGALAPPSRGAVALEQVLEECFGVPAAVEQFVGGWVPLDDGELCRLGEDDGGDSDALGWGAVAGAEVWHPQSRIRVVLGPLSKRDYDRFLPTGGAHGLLKALVRFHTHDQFECEVRLVLARDEVPGCVLGAADAEPLGWSTWVRTRPFAEDAGDTLLRL
- the tssF gene encoding type VI secretion system baseplate subunit TssF; translated protein: MRDALLDYYERELTWLRRTGADFARRYPRVAQRLLLEPTKCEDPHVERLLEGFAFLAARVHLKLDDDFPEIAEALLDAAYPQYVRPIPSMAVAQLHPDPERGALPAGHPVPRGTLLYSREVAGAPCRFRTCYDTALLPVSVASAKWTAPYELRPPVRAGDAVAAIRLELRCLGGLTFSALETDSLRFHLSAEPNLAGTLYELLCNSVREVWVRDLVPGSRAEPVVLPAGAITPVGFAEDEGMLPVPRRAFVGYRLLGEYFTFPEKFWFVDLAGFERVRAAGMGEAVEVVILIAPFERGDRRNALEAGIGAETFRLGCTPIINLFPHTSEPTPVTQRAFEYRIIPDAHRPTTGVYAVEEVTAVAAGDPTPLRIEPLHAFRARGDGVDEAKVWWYARRRPSGWRPDEATDVCLHFVDRDARLAQPYAHAVTARLLCHNGDLPGRMELASDGADLSLPGGGPVLKVSLLGTPTPLVQPPSGGAQLWRLVSQLSLNYASLADDGAESLRALLALHNFAGSRAGEKHVQGVVSVAGAPMHARVGGEGGIAFARGHRVEVTFDEEEFAGGGVYLLAAVLERFMGLYVSMNSFCALTARTRQRREPLRRWPPRSGWKPLL